From Watersipora subatra chromosome 2, tzWatSuba1.1, whole genome shotgun sequence, one genomic window encodes:
- the LOC137387895 gene encoding cholinesterase-like, which yields MWLCATMRATYFLCFIMVMAGWSSLTTVEAQQLFTQNTSLGRITGIQNSINGDEYVKFLGIPYGTGDRLTKPVAYGNFIENPLLATSYGSPCPQFLNGEIVGSEDCLKLDVFTPKCRRRCAPKSVMVWIHGGDFKYGSSDINPLDVLAAANDVVAVSFNYRLGAFGFLASPEDGLLGNYGLWDQQLAIQWVKMNIADYGGDPNSITLFGESAGANAITFHMVSPLTPPNLFHRGIMQSGSAFSIRIQDIPFRPNFEFVSATFGCNATNDELACIRAIPMSSFLTISEQLQFYPSTDGELIVTSFEENLVRFIRNNPLQHDSTGLGNFANYDILTGWNTLEGLSFTPVLEQVNLAITGQDISGGVSDLVIAETINAATRGSYAESRDLITRLYIQHYMNDPNPLVSDGRSIDDRRVEAFVNIFSDFVFKVPSITHLQIHSKISSRRTYAYEFAYNPPGSGPYGPREPEWLNVAADHGDEIPFVIGSVLAPENICQLTGVERCGQYNRREKILSTDIMNLWTSFAKSGQLDRRHKQFKFREDQSYIILDINGTRSDTYPRSAEHRFAADLDEIALQARGIVRMSRENVYAQYLGSVMTQYLGSVMTQYLGSVMTQYLGSVMTQYLGSVMTQYLGSNPLQKQGCSPYDYRTSYRGIPYGTGDRLTKPAAYGNFIENPLLATSYGSPCPQFLNGEIVGSEDCLKLDVFTSNCRRRCAPKSVTVWIHGGTFKYGSSDIYPLDVLAAANDVVAVSFNYRLGAFGFLASPEDGLLGNYGLWDQQLAIQWVKNNIADYGGDPNSITLFGESAGANAITFHMVSPLTPPNLFHQGIMQIGSAFSIRIQDIPFRPNFEFVSATFGCNATSDELTCIRAIPMSSFLTISEQLQFYPSTDGELIVTGFEENLVRFTRNNHLQHDSTGLGNFANYDILTGWNTLEGLLFTPVLEQVNLAITGQDISGGVSDLVIAETINAATRGSVMFLHRSN from the exons ATGTGGTTGTGCGCTACCATGAGAGCCACATATTTTCTCTGTTTCATTATGGTAATGGCTGGTTGGAGTTCTCTAACAACAGTTGAAGCTCAGCAATTGTTTACACAAAACACATCTTTAGGAAGAATTACAGGGATTCAAAACTCTATCAATGGAGATGAATATGTGAAGTTTCTAG GTATACCATATGGAACAGGAGACAGACTGACCAAGCCAGTAGCTTATGGAAACTTTATTGAGAATCCATTACTGGCAACTTCATATGGTTCCCCTTGTCCGCAGTTTCTTAACGGAGAGATTGTCGGTAGTGAGGATTGCCTTAAGCTTGATGTATTTACTCCTAAATGTAGACGCCGTTGCGCTCCTAAG AGTGTAATGGTATGGATACATGGTGGAGATTTCAAGTATGGCTCTTCTGACATCAACCCTCTTGATGTCTTAGCGGCAGCCAATGATGTTGTGGCTGTTTCATTCAACTACAGGCTTGGTGCTTTTGGGTTTCTAGCGTCGCCTGAAGATGGGCTGCTCGGCAACTACGGTCTCTGGGATCAGCAGCTAGCAATTCAATGGGTCAAGATGAATATTGCAGACTACGGAGGAGACCCAAACAGTATAACCCTTTTTGGAGAATCAGCTGGAGCAAATGCGATAACTTTTCATATGGTTTCTCCATTAACCCCTCCAAACTTGTTTCATCGAGGAATAATGCAAAGCGGTTCTGCGTTTTCAATCCGTATTCAAGATATTCCATTTCGACCTAACTTTGAGTTTGTAAGTGCCACCTTTGGATGTAATGCTACAAATGATGAACTCGCATGTATTCGTGCAATTCCTATGAGTTCTTTTCTTACGATTTCTGAACAACTGCAGTTCTATCCTTCTACAGATGGTGAGCTGATTGTGACAAGTTTTGAAGAAAATCTAGTTCGGTTTATTAGAAATAATCCCTTGCAACATGATAGTACCGGCCTAGGTAACTTTGCCAACTATGACATTCTTACTGGTTGGAATACATTAGAAGGTTTGTCTTTTACGCCGGTGCTAGAACAAGTTAATTTAGCTATAACTGGGCAAGACATATCTGGAGGTGTCTCGGATCTTGTTATTGCTGAAACCATTAATGCTGCTACAAGAGGGTCATACGCGGAGAGCAGAGATCTGATCACTAGACTATATATTCAGCACTATATGAATGATCCGAACCCATTAGTCAGTGATGGCCGCTCAATAGATGATAGAAGAGTGGAAGCCTTTGTTAACATTTTTA GTGACTTTGTCTTCAAAGTTCCTTCCATAACGCACCTTCAGATCCACAGCAAGATAAGCTCCAGACGAACGTATGCTTATGAGTTCGCTTACAACCCACCTGGCTCTGGACCGTATGGTCCAAGGGAACCTGAATGGTTGAATGTAGCCGCTGATCATGGAGATGAGATCCCATTTGTGATTGGAAGTGTTTTGGCACCAGAGAACATCTGTCAACTAACTGGGGTAGAACGCT GTGGGCAGTACAACAGAAGGGAGAAAATACTATCTACAGATATAATGAATCTGTGGACTAGTTTCGCTAAAAGTGG ACAACTTGACAGAAGACACAAACAGTTTAAATTCCGTGAAGATCAGTCATATATAATTCTGGACATTAACGGGACAAGATCTGATACATACCCTCGCAGCGCTGAACATCGTTTCGCAGCCGATTTAGATGAGATAGCTCTGCAAGCTCGTGGCATA GTTCGTATGAGTAGGGAGAATGTCTATGCTCAGTATCTTGGCTCAGTAATGACTCAGTATCTTGGCTCAGTAATGACTCAGTATCTTGGCTCAGTAATGACTCAGTATCTTGGCTCAGTAATGACTCAGTATCTTGGCTCAGTAATGACTCAGTATCTTGGCTCA AACCCATTACAGAAGCAAGGATGTTCTCCGTATGACTATAGAACTAGTTATAGAG GTATACCATATGGAACAGGAGACAGACTGACCAAGCCAGCAGCTTATGGAAACTTTATTGAGAATCCATTACTGGCAACTTCATATGGTTCTCCTTGTCCGCAGTTTCTTAACGGAGAGATTGTCGGTAGTGAGGATTGCCTTAAGCTTGATGTATTTACTTCTAATTGTAGACGTCGTTGTGCTCCCAAG AGTGTAACGGTATGGATACATGGTGGAACTTTCAAGTATGGCTCTTCTGACATCTACCCTCTTGATGTCTTAGCGGCAGCCAATGATGTTGTTGCTGTTTCATTCAACTACAGGCTTGGTGCTTTTGGGTTTCTAGCGTCGCCTGAAGATGGGCTGCTCGGCAACTACGGTCTCTGGGATCAGCAGCTAGCAATTCAATGGGTCAAAAATAATATTGCAGACTACGGAGGAGACCCAAACAGTATAACCCTTTTTGGAGAATCAGCTGGAGCAAACGCCATAACTTTTCATATGGTTTCTCCATTAACCCCTCCAAACTTGTTCCATCAAGGAATAATGCAAATCGGTTCTGCGTTTTCAATCCGTATTCAAGATATTCCATTTCGACCTAACTTTGAGTTTGTAAGCGCCACCTTTGGATGTAATGCTACAAGTGATGAACTCACATGTATTCGTGCAATTCCAATGAGTTCTTTTCTTACGATTTCTGAACAACTGCAGTTCTATCCTTCTACAGATGGTGAGCTGATTGTGACAGGTTTTGAAGAAAATCTAGTTCGGTTTACTAGAAATAATCACTTGCAACATGATAGTACCGGTCTAGGTAACTTTGCCAACTATGACATTCTTACTGGTTGGAATACATTAGAAGGTTTGCTTTTTACGCCGGTGCTAGAACAAGTTAATTTAGCTATAACTGGGCAAGACATATCTGGAGGTGTCTCAGATCTTGTTATTGCTGAAACCATTAATGCTGCTACAAGAGggtctgttatgtttctgcacagaagcaattaa
- the LOC137388806 gene encoding liver carboxylesterase-like translates to MNDPNPLVSDGRSIDDRRVEAFVNIFSDLVFKVPSITHLQIHSKISSRRTYAYEFAYNPPGSGPYGPREPEWLNVAADHGDEIPFVIGSVLAQENICQLTGVERCGQYNRREKLLSTDIMNLWTSFAKSGKLDRRHKQFEFRGDQSYIILDINGTRSDTYLRSAEHRFAADLDEIALQARGI, encoded by the exons ATGAATGATCCAAACCCATTAGTCAGTGATGGCCGCTCAATAGATGATCGAAGAGTGGAAGCCTTCGTTAACATTTTTA GTGACTTAGTCTTCAAAGTTCCTTCCATAACACACCTTCAGATCCACAGCAAGATAAGCTCCAGACGAACGTATGCTTATGAGTTCGCTTACAACCCACCTGGCTCTGGACCGTATGGTCCAAGGGAACCTGAATGGTTGAATGTAGCCGCTGATCATGGAGATGAGATCCCATTTGTGATTGGAAGTGTTTTGGCACAAGAGAACATCTGCCAACTAACTGGGGTAGAACGCT GTGGGCAGTACAACAGAAGGGAGAAGTTACTATCTACAGATATAATGAATCTGTGGACTAGTTTCGCTAAAAGTGG aaaACTTGACAGAAGACACAAACAGTTTGAATTTCGTGGAGATCAGTCATATATAATTCTGGACATTAACGGGACAAGATCTGATACATACCTTCGCAGCGCTGAACATCGTTTCGCAGCTGATTTAGATGAGATAGCTCTGCAAGCTCGTGGCATTTAG